The following proteins are co-located in the Apium graveolens cultivar Ventura chromosome 5, ASM990537v1, whole genome shotgun sequence genome:
- the LOC141660649 gene encoding uncharacterized protein LOC141660649 produces MFVGWGEAIIEASEEQIIALSDHQEGGIWPFSESKEHAKVYILSDGLGAIWLVDVPDMFNGVNFYTASVLNRSRFCRASCFCVTIYGSITNVVHFLCNFPFREQLQSTKTGYLPTLILARCIYVVPFAMMGMAKLEGYDFTSALLLVRISNMGLGFHGCIVISDEMLCPCKNCRNGKWHTQDLIYDHLICHGPCPLYANWICEVSSKDHRIDIERAENMGFEDSFTFGNNLDEMFHRTNDNTGPNDDAKKFYGHLVEGKQPLYPGCKKFSRLSFIIRLYSLKCIHGISESGFGDLLELIKDAFPEAHIPLSFNAAKNVIKDLGLDYQRIHACPNNCMLFWAENEKEENCKTCGASRWVVVEKKGAVDNNEKKLIHKVPANVMRYFPLKTRLQCMFMSKELSELMLWHAKGRRKDGKLRHPADAEAWKALDARYPQFSSENRNIRLGLAADGFNPFRTMNISHSTWPIILVNYNLPPWLCMKQENLILSTLISGPESRKNNIDVFMQPLIAELNELWEVGIETYDALTDHTFNLHASLLWIISDFPGLAMLSGWSTKGRLVCPVCNYETSSMYLKHSRKMCYMDHRRFLHPEHPWRLDKRKFNGQIELRGFPEVLTGTDIEELLAGFVNHFGGKKPEKKRKRQKNKIKSNSPFKKKSIFFDLPYWKHNVSRHNLDVIHIEKNVCDKVLGTLLNIAGKTKDHIAARLDLQEFGIRKVLHPILSSDGKHLEIRAAIFDMTNEEKDLFCSVLKNAKLTYGSASNISRCVHMKERKVSGYKSHDAHFFMHYLLQFTVKKSLKPEVAVPFIRLGAFLRGIWSKVIDLRDLKRLQTEIIEIICQFETIFIQAFFDVMVHLLIHLCQEIEFGGPAHVRKKVEFPIGSRRNKDGKAVNLVEVEWMAIHRYILFNCGNKEIDSLIKEHRILIEGQAKSKRYNREREHSEDFWKWMKGEVGKKDNISKELEVLAMGPNQLAKKYSGYVLNGYRFHTKYRDAKCTTQNSGVFLTALTTSFASSKDQNPLFGDVNYYGAIEEIFEVDYWGEFSVVVFKCCWYKEEKDLYGLTRVNFNRLCQKSDPYVLASQVQQVFYVEDPTEKMMYNVIKKLPRDWCDVEAENANEEAEDPVLHDLHTSVPLETDTDINWCRDDVPTRQVPIKARTNEETT; encoded by the exons ATGTTTGTAGGATGGGGAGAAGCGATAATTGAAGCATCTGAAGAGCAAATTATTGCTTTGAGTGATCACCAAGAAGGTGGGATCTGGCCTTTTAGCGAGTCAAAAG AACATGCAAAAGTCTATATATTATCGGATGGGCTGGGTGCAATATGGTTAGTGGATGTTCCG GATATGTTCAATGGAGTTAATTTTTATACGGCTTCTGTACTCAATCGGTCACGATTTTGTAGAGCATCATGCTTCTGTGTAACTATATATGGAAGTATAACTAATGTTGTACACTTTCTTTGTAATTTTCCGTTCCGTGAACA ATTACAATCTACAAAAACAGGCTATCTTCCAACTTTAATACTTGCCCGGTGCATATATGTAGTTCCATTTGCAATGATGGGAATGGCTAAACTAGAAGGATAT GATTTCACTTCTGCGTTGTTATTAGTACGCATATCTAACATGGGTTTAGGGTTTCACGGTTGTATCGTTATTA GCGATGAAATGTTGTGCCCTTGCAAGAATTGTAGAAATGGCAAGtggcatactcaagatcttattTATGATCATCTTATTTGTCATGGCCCTTGTCCATTGTATGCGAATTGGATTTGTGAGGTTTCGAGCAAAGATCATAGGATAGATATTGAACGGGCAGAAAATATGGGTTTTGAAGATTCCTTTACCTTCGGAAATAATTTGGACGAGATGTTCCATCGTACTAATGATAATACTGGACCGAATGATGATGCCAAAAAATTTTATGGCCATCTTGTAGAAGGAAAGCAGCCCTTATATCCGGGCTGCAAAAAATTTTCCCGCTTAAGTTTTATCATTAGGCTGTACTCTTTAAAGTGCATTCATGGGATTTCGGAGTCGGGTTTCGGGGATTTATTAGAGCTGATAAAAGATGCTTTTCCAGAAGCACACATTCCTTTGTCTTTTAATGCGGCAAAGAATGTTATTAAAGATTTAGGGCTCGATTATCAAAGGATACACGCCTGCCCCAATAATTGTATGCTGTTTTGGGctgaaaatgaaaaagaagaaaattgtAAAACTTGCGGTGCTTCAAGGTGGGTCGTAGTGGAAAAAAAAGGCGCCGTGGACAATAATGAGAAGAAGTTAATTCACAAGGTCCCGGCAAACGTGATGCGCTACTTTCCACTCAAAACAAGGTTGCAATGCATGTTTATGAGCAAAGAGTTATCAGAACTGATGTTATGGCATGCAAAAGGTCGAAGAAAGGATGGCAAACTTCGACATCCCGCTGATGCTGAGGCTTGGAAGGCATTGGATGCTCGTTATCCTCAATTTTCATCCGAGAACAGAAACATTAGATTGGGCCTAGCCGCTGATGGTTTCAATCCTTTTCGTACTATGAACATAAGTCATAGTACTTGGCCAATTATTTTGGTTAACTACAACCTTCCCCCCTGGCTGTGTATGAAGCAAGAGAATCTAATTCTCTCAACACTCATATCTGGTCCCGAGTCTCGGAAGAATAATATAGATGTCTTCATGCAACCTTTAATTGCTGAACTGAATGAGCTATGGGAAGTAGGCATTGAGACTTATGATGCCCTTACTGACCATACTTTCAACTTGCACGCTTCTTTACTTTGGATAATTAGTGATTTTCCCGGGCTAGCAATGCTATCTGGATGGAGCACAAAAGGAAGACTAGTTTGTCCAGTTTGCAATTATGAAACATCCTCTATGTACCTAAAACATAGTCGGAAAATGTGTTACATGGACCATAGGAGATTTCTCCATCCCGAACACCCATGGAGGCTTGATAAAAGAAAATTTAATGGTCAAATTGAATTGAGAGGTTTTCCAGAGGTTCTAACTGGAACAGACATTGAAGAATTATTGGCAGGATTTGTAAATCATTTTGGGGGGAAGAAAccagaaaagaaaagaaagcgcCAAAAAAATAAGATTAAGTCGAATTCGCCTTTCAAGAAAAAATCAATATTCTTTGATCTGCCTTACTGGAAGCACAATGTTTCTCGACATAACCTTGATGTTATACACATCGAGAAGAATGTGTGTGATAAAGTACTTGGCACATTGCTCAATATTGCTGGAAAAACAAAAGACCATATAGCAGCTCGCCTAGATTTGCAAGAATTTGGCATCAGAAAGGTCCTCCATCCTATTCTATCAAGTGACGGGAAACACCTTGAAATAAGGGCTGCGATATTCGACATGACAAATGAAGAGAAAGATTTATTCTGCTCTGTCCTTAAAAATGCTAAATTGACATATGGAAGTGCCTCTAATATCAGCCGGTGTGTGCACATGAAGGAGAGAAAGGTATCTGGCTATAAGAGTCATGATGCTCACTTTTTCATGCACTACTTATTACAATTTACAGTGAAGAAATCTTTAAAACCGGAGGTTGCAGTCCCTTTTATCAGATTAGGGGCCTTCTTAAGAGGTATTTGGAGTAAAGTCATCGACTTACGTGATCTTAAGAGGCTGCAAACAGAAATAATTGAAATTATTTGTCAATTTGAGACTATATTCATTCAGGCTTTTTTTGATGTGATGGTCCACCTTTTGATTCACTTGTGCCAAGAAATTGAATTTGGTGGACCGGCCCATGTTCGAA aaaaagtaGAATTTCCTATTGGTTCACGCAGAAATAAAGATGGAAAGGCTGTGAATTTAGTTGAAGTTGAATGGATGGCTATTCATCGTTATATTCTATTCAACTGCGGGAATAAAGAAATTGATAGTTTAATCAA GGAGCATCGAATCTTAATAGAAGGACAAGCCAAGTCAAAAAGATACAATCGTGAGAGAGAACATTCTGAAGATTTTTGGAAATGGATGAAGGGGGAGGTCGGAAAAAAAGATAACATTTCAAAGGAATTGGAAGTGCTTGCAATGGGCCCTAATCAATTAGCGAAGAAGTATAGTGGTTATGTACTTAACGGATATCGATTCCATACAAAGTACCGAGATGCTAAATGTACAACCCAAAATAGTGGGGTATTTCTAACTGCTTTGACTACTAGCTTTGCTAGTTCAAAAGATCAAAATCCACTGTTCGGCGATGTCAATTACTACGGAGCAATTGAAGAGATTTTTGAAGTTGATTATTGGGGAGAATTTTCTGTAGTGGTGTTCAAGTGTTGTTGGTATAAGGAAGAGAAAGATCTATATGGGTTAACTCGAGTTAATTTTAACAGATTATGTCAGAAGTCTGATCCATATGTGCTAGCTTCACAGGTGCAGCAAGTCTTCTACGTAGAAGATCCTACTGAAAAGATGATGTATAATGTTATAAAGAAATTGCCAAGGGATTGGTGTGATGTCGAAGCTGAAAATGCAAATGAAGAAGCCGAGGATCCAGTTTTACATGATTTACACACTAGTGTTCCTCTAGAAACAGACACGGATATTAACTGGTGCAGAGATGATGTCCCAACACGACAAGTCCCCATCAAGGCTAGAACAAACGAAGAAACTACTTAA